A region from the Silene latifolia isolate original U9 population chromosome 7, ASM4854445v1, whole genome shotgun sequence genome encodes:
- the LOC141590930 gene encoding transcription factor bHLH119-like, whose translation MVGPLERRMSGFTLVDSNDTSITSASMTTVGPIETALVAADVTYSMTVAVVPGDEDKEESSETTSPSSSSTTTTTTGTDTTTGAICRKREIEETEDLESDEEKKHSGGSSATKRTRAADVHNQSERRPRDRINEKMEALQELIPHCNKLDEASMLDEAIEYMKSLRTEIQLMSMGYGIMYAGMQQQYAPLMGTGMGMSRPVMSMPYPPAIPRLPILPYAIPGVQPNTAADSTANQYGVQIPGMTQITNTANPHRPYLSYQRQMQMQAVQNPTTNQPVSNKPSTMHTKVKLGDHEEDIQ comes from the exons ATGGTGGGCCCACTTGAGAGGAGGATGTCAGGGTTTACCTTGGTGGATTCCAACGACACGTCGATAACAAGTGCAAGTATGACAACAGTGGGACCCATTGAGACTGCTCTGGTGGCGGCGGATGTGACATATTCAATGACGGTGGCGGTGGTTCCGGGTGACGAAGACAAGGAAGAGTCGAGTGAAACGACCTCGCCGTCGAGCAGCTCCACCACCACAACTACCACCGGAACTGACACTACCACCGGGGCGATATGTCGGAAGAGAGAGATTGAAGAAACTGAG GATTTGGAGTCTGATGAGGAGAAGAAACATTCTGGTGGTTCAAGTGCTACTAAGAGAACTCGAGCTGCAGATGTTCACAATCAATCAGAAAGG AGACCTCGAGATAGGATAAATGAGAAAATGGAGGCATTGCAGGAACTCATTCCTCATTGTAACAAG TTGGATGAAGCTTCCATGCTGGATGAGGCAATTGAGTACATGAAATCATTGCGAACGGAAATACAG TTGATGTCAATGGGATATGGAATTATGTACGCTGGAATGCAACAGCAGTACGCGCCACTAATGGGTACGGGTATGGGCATGAGCCGCCCGGTAATGTCAATGCCATATCCGCCTGCTATACCAAGATTACCCATTCTGCCTTATGCCATACCTGGTGTTCAACCAAACACTGCAGCAGATTCTACAGCTAATCAATATGGCGTTCAGATTCCTGGAATGACGCAAATCACAAACACAGCGAATCCACATCGACCGTATCTTTCTTACCAACGACAGATGCAAATGCAGGCAGTACAG AACCCAACGACTAATCAGCCTGTTTCAAATAAGCCGAGCACAATGCATACAAAAGTGAAGCTAGGCGACCATGAGGAAGATATTCAATAA